A stretch of the Haliaeetus albicilla chromosome 17, bHalAlb1.1, whole genome shotgun sequence genome encodes the following:
- the CALHM4 gene encoding calcium homeostasis modulator protein 4, translated as MTFLPKWLTFLKGKEVVVANAIIAILTIGGQQLFSFFTFSCPCHVGQNLIYGLAFLGVPALILLLVGYALNNQTWRLVTGKISPLQEGTTPNRLLQCKLTCFVLCSITGRALVAPVTWLAVTLINGSYYVCAMSEYVSVHYYGANPNVTASERRRILAEFPCSQLVPLELTRARDEVILLLRYQSQVAGWLLIAVVVITVFLSYCLASCFSPLSFLHFRYWSSYVHNEQQLFDEATDQHSRLYAMQHVKKFFGFVPGSENVKEIRIPSLREWQAISGLAFLKRVDEEHYDYSLLHDWALRESENRKYLKIDEDPVIRTQL; from the exons ATGACTTTCCTTCCAAAGTGGTTAACTTTTCTAAAAGGCAAAGAGGTTGTTGTTGCTAATGCTATAATTGCAATATTGACAATTGGTGGGCAGcaacttttctccttttttacaTTCAGCTGTCCCTGTCATGTTGGGCAGAACCTTATCTATGGGCTGGCTTTCCTAGGAGTTCCTGCACTGATCCTTCTGCTTGTTGGTTATGCCCTGAATAACCAGACTTGGAGGCTGGTCACAGGCAAAATTTCTCCTCTTCAGGAAGGGACTACGCCAAACCGGTTACTGCAATGCAAACTGACCTGCTTTGTCTTGTGCAGTATCACTGGGAGAGCTCTGGTTGCTCCAGTAACATGGCTAGCAGTCACCCTGATAAATGGCTCATATTATGTCTGTGCTATGAGCGAGTATGTCTCTGTGCATTATTATGGAGCTAATCCTAATGTTACTGCTAGTGAACGCAGAAGGATATTGGCTGAATTTCCATGCAGTCAGTTAGTTCCTCTGGAGCTGACCCGGGCGAGAGATGAAGTGATTCTCCTACTCCGATACCAGTCACAA gTGGCTGGCTGGCTTCTGATTGCTGTGGTAGTCATCACTGTCTTCCTGTCTTACTGCCTGGCAAGCTGTTTCTCCCCACTcagctttctgcatttcagatacTGGAGCAGCTATGTGCATAATGAGCAGCAGCTCTTTGATGAAGCAACAGACCAGCACTCCAGGCTCTATGCTATGCAGCACGTAAAGAAGTTCTTTGGCTTTGTCCCAGGGAGTGAAAATGTAAAGGAAATCCGTATCCCATCTCTCAGAGAGTGGCAAGCCATTTCTGGACTGGCCTTTCTAAAACGGGTGGATGAGGAGCACTATGACTACAGCCTCCTCCATGACTGGGCACTCAGGGAgtctgaaaatagaaaatacctGAAGATTGATGAAGACCCTGTGATCAGAACCCAGCTCTGA